One Tunturibacter gelidoferens genomic region harbors:
- a CDS encoding EscU/YscU/HrcU family type III secretion system export apparatus switch protein, translated as MADKGTEQATPLRKKKAKEKGDSVHSRELLSAMAMLGGVVMLGAMSNGFVASWGKVYQESLRSATTNASGLNGEQLFNVAVRRILVPSLLPVGLVMAASFTGALVSGVAQSGGVQIYPSAVELKFSKLNPVTNLGNLFSLRSATRLVKSLVPASVMVVLGWGALKALMIPMPVMSLLRLPATFSAAYGLALDAAWVTLAWSALDYAIEWRSWNQRLKMSKQEMREEVRDAMGNPQIRAKIRQIQRAMRKRKVKADMSRASVVITNPTHYAVALEFSFETMSAPTVLAKGRDLLAAEIREEARWAGVPIIENPPLARSLYKMVEPGQSIPFDLYAAVAGILAFLYRQKVEERVRQDRQAKEREQKAQIAGRLLDGRGNVGTTGMVGMRGFGGGM; from the coding sequence ATGGCAGATAAGGGTACAGAGCAGGCTACACCACTACGAAAGAAGAAGGCGAAGGAGAAGGGCGACAGTGTTCATAGCCGTGAGTTGTTGTCGGCGATGGCGATGCTGGGCGGCGTGGTGATGCTTGGTGCGATGTCGAATGGGTTTGTTGCTAGCTGGGGCAAGGTGTATCAGGAGAGCCTGCGCTCTGCTACGACGAACGCGAGCGGGTTGAACGGAGAGCAGCTCTTCAATGTTGCGGTGCGACGAATCCTGGTGCCGTCGCTGCTGCCGGTGGGGTTGGTGATGGCGGCGAGCTTTACCGGGGCCCTGGTGTCTGGCGTGGCGCAGAGCGGTGGGGTGCAGATCTACCCGAGCGCGGTGGAGTTGAAGTTTTCTAAGTTGAATCCGGTTACGAATCTGGGAAACCTGTTCAGCTTGCGGTCGGCGACAAGACTAGTGAAGTCGCTGGTGCCGGCTTCGGTAATGGTCGTGTTGGGTTGGGGAGCTCTGAAGGCGTTGATGATTCCTATGCCAGTGATGAGTCTGCTGCGACTGCCGGCGACTTTTTCTGCAGCGTATGGATTGGCGCTCGATGCGGCCTGGGTGACGCTGGCGTGGTCCGCGCTGGACTACGCGATCGAGTGGAGGAGTTGGAATCAGCGGCTGAAGATGAGCAAGCAGGAGATGCGCGAAGAAGTGCGCGATGCAATGGGCAATCCGCAGATCAGAGCGAAGATCCGGCAGATTCAGCGGGCGATGCGTAAGCGCAAGGTGAAGGCGGATATGTCGCGGGCGAGTGTGGTGATCACCAATCCCACGCACTATGCGGTGGCGCTGGAGTTCAGCTTCGAGACGATGTCGGCTCCGACGGTACTGGCCAAGGGGCGTGATCTGCTGGCCGCGGAGATTCGCGAAGAGGCACGATGGGCGGGGGTTCCGATCATCGAGAATCCGCCGCTGGCGCGGAGTTTATACAAGATGGTCGAACCGGGGCAGTCGATTCCATTCGATCTGTATGCGGCGGTAGCTGGAATTCTGGCCTTTCTGTATCGGCAGAAGGTTGAAGAACGAGTGCGCCAGGATCGCCAGGCAAAAGAGAGAGAGCAGAAGGCGCAGATTGCCGGACGGCTGCTCGATGGGAGAGGCAATGTGGGTACGACTGGGATGGTTGGAATGCGTGGCTTTGGAGGTGGGATGTGA
- a CDS encoding flagellar biosynthetic protein FliR, with protein MNREVSGLMADWPQYLSAAVLVMVRLSGLMVFAPVFSSSAIAPRIKAGFVFAMTILLAPAVATVPGARAVLDGRALLGELSVGLLFGLSLMLLNEALTFAGTLLGLQFSFSLVNLLDPNSMIETAVLGQMLSWLGVLVIIGSGLDRSLLAAVVRSFSAVPVGQAVMQAKTGVALAMMASGIFLAGVQLAAPVMAAALAVEVTIALVARLSPQLPSIVISVPIKTMVSYVVLIASLAVWPGWIERHFTALLDAAAKMLVRA; from the coding sequence ATGAATCGTGAAGTGAGTGGATTGATGGCGGATTGGCCGCAGTATTTGTCGGCAGCTGTTCTGGTGATGGTGCGGCTGAGCGGGCTGATGGTATTCGCTCCGGTGTTCTCTTCCTCGGCAATTGCGCCGCGGATCAAGGCTGGGTTTGTGTTTGCAATGACGATTCTGCTGGCGCCCGCGGTGGCGACGGTTCCGGGCGCGCGTGCAGTGCTTGATGGGAGGGCGCTGCTGGGCGAGTTGAGTGTGGGGCTGCTGTTTGGGCTTTCGTTGATGTTGTTGAATGAGGCGCTGACCTTTGCGGGAACGCTGCTGGGACTGCAGTTCAGCTTTTCGCTGGTGAATCTGCTGGATCCGAACTCGATGATCGAGACGGCGGTACTGGGGCAAATGCTCAGCTGGTTGGGAGTGCTCGTGATCATCGGCTCGGGGCTGGATCGGAGCTTGTTGGCCGCAGTGGTAAGGAGTTTTTCGGCTGTCCCTGTGGGACAGGCAGTAATGCAAGCAAAGACCGGAGTGGCACTGGCCATGATGGCGAGTGGGATCTTTCTGGCGGGGGTGCAGCTTGCTGCTCCTGTGATGGCTGCCGCGCTGGCAGTAGAGGTGACGATTGCGTTAGTGGCACGACTGTCCCCGCAGCTGCCTTCGATTGTGATTAGTGTCCCGATCAAGACGATGGTGTCGTATGTGGTCTTGATCGCGAGCCTTGCGGTGTGGCCTGGATGGATTGAGCGGCACTTCACGGCTCTGCTGGATGCTGCGGCAAAGATGCTGGTGCGGGCATGA
- a CDS encoding flagellar biosynthetic protein FliQ, with protein sequence MGAGMGPDQTVEIMRRVLIEAMLLSAPLLVTAALVSLAVSLLQTLTSVQEQTLTAVPRLVVVFVITVAVLPWMVHRLVGFTVRLFTDFHRYLG encoded by the coding sequence ATGGGAGCAGGGATGGGACCGGATCAGACAGTGGAGATTATGCGGCGGGTGTTGATTGAGGCGATGCTTTTGAGCGCGCCGCTGCTGGTGACGGCGGCCCTGGTGAGTCTCGCGGTGAGTTTGCTGCAGACCCTGACGAGCGTGCAGGAGCAGACGCTGACGGCAGTGCCTAGGTTGGTGGTGGTCTTTGTCATCACGGTGGCGGTGCTTCCATGGATGGTGCACCGGTTAGTGGGCTTCACGGTTCGGCTGTTCACTGACTTTCACAGATACCTGGGATAG
- the fliP gene encoding flagellar type III secretion system pore protein FliP (The bacterial flagellar biogenesis protein FliP forms a type III secretion system (T3SS)-type pore required for flagellar assembly.), whose translation MMVAAVMAPESFWVKKSAGSSVGEHEQAASKTGKAGVKVRGLGASAGPTSGAKKNDSIASELAGTKSVPWSIVVGLTLLTLLPALLLSMTPMVRLLVVFHFLRQALGTQTAPSNQILMGLALMMTWFLMQPVLLEVEQTAVAPYSAGTITGEQALDLGVAPVKRYMLRYAREKDLAVFASAGMAARPNKREDLPIQVVVPAYILSELKAGFQIGAILFLPFLLVDLVVASITTSIGMMQLPPVVISTPLKILLFVMIDGWSLLADQLIKSF comes from the coding sequence ATGATGGTTGCCGCCGTTATGGCGCCGGAGTCGTTCTGGGTCAAGAAGTCCGCAGGAAGCTCTGTAGGGGAGCATGAACAGGCGGCTTCAAAGACTGGCAAAGCAGGCGTGAAGGTGCGTGGTTTAGGCGCGAGCGCGGGGCCAACTTCGGGAGCGAAGAAAAACGATTCGATCGCATCGGAGCTTGCGGGAACCAAGAGCGTTCCGTGGTCGATCGTGGTCGGGTTGACGCTGTTGACTCTGCTGCCGGCGCTGCTGTTGTCGATGACGCCGATGGTGCGGCTGCTGGTGGTGTTTCACTTTTTGCGGCAGGCGCTGGGGACGCAGACTGCTCCGTCGAACCAGATTTTGATGGGGCTGGCGTTGATGATGACCTGGTTCCTGATGCAGCCGGTTCTGCTTGAGGTCGAGCAGACTGCGGTTGCTCCTTACAGCGCGGGGACAATCACCGGGGAACAGGCGCTGGACCTGGGCGTGGCTCCGGTAAAGCGCTACATGCTGCGTTATGCCCGGGAGAAAGACCTGGCTGTGTTTGCGTCTGCAGGAATGGCTGCGCGGCCGAATAAAAGAGAGGACCTGCCGATTCAGGTGGTGGTTCCGGCTTACATTCTGAGCGAGTTGAAGGCTGGATTTCAGATTGGCGCGATCTTGTTTTTGCCGTTCCTCTTAGTGGACCTGGTGGTGGCGAGCATTACGACTTCGATCGGCATGATGCAACTGCCGCCGGTTGTGATCTCGACTCCGTTGAAGATTCTGCTCTTCGTGATGATCGACGGTTGGAGTCTGCTGGCGGATCAGTTGATCAAGAGTTTTTAG
- a CDS encoding flagellar biosynthetic protein FliO produces MRLLRGVRPNLDEASAYEVEGLAGWVLGLVRGWRGQRVSQEKKLQLVETLPLGGRRQLMLVTCAGESFLVGGSFESVDTIVRLKAEATLDFAADRWDESCR; encoded by the coding sequence ATGCGGCTTTTGCGGGGTGTGAGACCGAATTTGGACGAAGCGTCGGCATACGAGGTAGAGGGCCTGGCCGGATGGGTACTTGGCTTAGTGCGAGGTTGGCGCGGGCAACGAGTTTCTCAAGAGAAGAAGCTTCAGCTGGTGGAGACGTTGCCTCTTGGCGGGAGACGTCAACTGATGCTGGTGACCTGTGCAGGGGAGAGCTTTCTGGTTGGAGGCAGCTTCGAAAGTGTCGATACGATTGTGCGGTTGAAGGCTGAGGCAACGCTCGATTTCGCTGCGGATAGGTGGGACGAGTCATGCCGATGA
- a CDS encoding FliM/FliN family flagellar motor C-terminal domain-containing protein, whose translation MMTGTELAVLSAEGAGKTSLDLVRTPPDAPWMTRIEAHPSWETLSQLRITMRVGVALNRFRVRDLLTLKVGQVFESVSPETEDVPLMVGQVQLGWSEFEVVDQRMGLRVTRLG comes from the coding sequence ATGATGACAGGGACGGAGCTGGCGGTGCTCAGTGCAGAGGGTGCGGGGAAGACAAGTCTGGATCTAGTCAGGACGCCGCCGGACGCACCATGGATGACACGGATTGAGGCACATCCCTCGTGGGAGACTCTGTCGCAGCTACGGATCACGATGCGGGTTGGAGTGGCTCTGAACCGATTCAGGGTCCGGGACCTGTTGACGTTGAAGGTAGGGCAGGTCTTTGAAAGCGTCTCGCCTGAAACCGAGGACGTGCCGCTGATGGTTGGCCAGGTGCAACTGGGTTGGAGTGAGTTTGAGGTCGTGGACCAACGAATGGGACTTCGGGTGACGCGGCTGGGCTAG
- a CDS encoding flagellar basal body-associated FliL family protein — protein MATSPTVLAGVSSTVPPGSSPTSVAAPVAAKFPLIPLLIAVVVGVLVATLGVGGVVYYLARTGRLPGRESSARKAEVAAPTTTHAMVLEPLLVNLADAGGSSYLRVAMTLRVADAAEGKEAKPKEEKPKDKETSDAVASVRDTMLTVLGRQTADRLLAVDGKEQLKAELKAALAEHNTDLKVMDVFFTDFLVQR, from the coding sequence ATGGCTACTTCACCTACAGTTCTTGCTGGCGTCTCTTCTACAGTTCCTCCGGGCTCCTCTCCCACTTCGGTGGCGGCTCCGGTGGCAGCTAAGTTTCCCCTTATTCCGTTGTTGATTGCTGTGGTGGTGGGAGTTCTCGTTGCCACGTTGGGTGTTGGTGGCGTTGTGTATTATTTGGCGCGGACAGGCCGGCTGCCGGGGCGAGAAAGCTCGGCTCGTAAGGCGGAGGTCGCCGCACCGACCACGACACACGCCATGGTGTTGGAACCGCTACTGGTGAACCTGGCGGATGCGGGTGGCAGCTCTTACCTGCGTGTGGCGATGACCCTGCGTGTGGCTGACGCCGCGGAAGGCAAAGAGGCCAAGCCCAAGGAAGAGAAGCCCAAAGATAAGGAGACCAGTGATGCGGTGGCGTCGGTGCGAGACACGATGCTGACGGTGCTGGGGAGACAGACTGCGGATCGCTTGCTGGCTGTCGATGGAAAGGAACAACTGAAGGCCGAGTTGAAAGCTGCGTTGGCCGAACACAACACTGATTTGAAGGTGATGGATGTGTTCTTCACCGATTTTCTGGTTCAGCGCTGA
- a CDS encoding flagellar hook protein FlgE, translating to MGNFSIALSGLEADSTALNTIGNNLANLNTVAYKGQTTSFEDLFHQQLGESGAGDPIQVGSGTKVGSTSTDFSEGTLLPDANGNTSDMALDGNGFFIVEQNGQQSLTRAGNFTVANNGSLTTQDGQFVLGYPATAGVVNTNTNPQPITLPVGATEGAQATQNISVTANLNSGATVGTTFTTPVEIFDSLGQSHQATITYDKTATNTWSYSVTLPAGDAAGSANATGTLSFDTSGNLIPPQTPTTPTWPTSTAVTVGSTVVDSNGNLEKVTSISGTGTTGGAAPVWGAAPGSTTTDNAGANQVVWTNLGPVSTVPGPITFTGLADGASNLSFNWNLDGAGTTPLISQLASANSNGATPQDGFASGNYTGFTVDPSGVIQAKFSNGNSETIGQVAVANVANVQGLVSVGGNNFQTTGASGQAVAGVAGTGGRGAVDDSTLEQSNVNISTEFSNLIVAQRAFEANSKTVTTFDTISQDVIAMVR from the coding sequence ATGGGAAATTTTTCGATTGCACTGTCAGGATTGGAAGCTGATTCGACGGCGCTGAACACGATTGGAAACAATCTGGCGAACCTTAACACAGTTGCCTATAAAGGGCAGACCACCTCGTTTGAAGATCTGTTCCACCAACAGCTCGGAGAGTCGGGAGCGGGCGATCCGATTCAGGTTGGATCGGGAACTAAGGTCGGCTCGACGAGTACTGACTTCAGTGAGGGAACACTTTTGCCGGATGCCAATGGGAATACGAGCGATATGGCTCTGGATGGGAATGGCTTTTTCATCGTGGAGCAGAACGGTCAGCAGTCTCTGACCAGGGCGGGTAACTTCACGGTGGCCAATAACGGAAGTTTGACTACTCAGGACGGTCAGTTTGTTCTGGGCTATCCGGCGACGGCTGGCGTGGTAAACACCAACACCAATCCGCAGCCGATTACGCTTCCGGTGGGTGCCACCGAAGGAGCGCAGGCAACACAGAATATTTCAGTGACAGCTAACTTGAACTCTGGAGCAACGGTTGGCACAACGTTTACGACGCCGGTAGAGATCTTTGACTCGCTCGGTCAGAGCCATCAGGCAACGATTACCTATGACAAAACCGCTACGAACACCTGGAGCTACTCTGTGACACTGCCTGCGGGCGATGCAGCCGGATCGGCGAACGCGACTGGGACTCTAAGCTTCGACACGTCGGGGAATCTGATTCCTCCGCAGACGCCGACGACGCCAACGTGGCCGACTTCTACTGCGGTGACGGTCGGAAGCACTGTCGTTGATTCGAACGGCAATCTGGAGAAGGTGACCTCGATCTCAGGCACCGGCACTACCGGGGGCGCGGCCCCGGTCTGGGGCGCGGCACCAGGATCAACTACAACCGATAACGCGGGAGCCAATCAGGTTGTCTGGACGAACCTTGGTCCGGTGAGTACGGTTCCGGGTCCGATTACGTTTACGGGATTGGCAGATGGAGCGAGCAATCTCAGCTTCAACTGGAACCTGGATGGCGCCGGCACAACCCCGCTGATTAGCCAGTTGGCGTCTGCGAACAGCAACGGGGCGACTCCTCAGGATGGGTTTGCGAGCGGCAACTATACGGGATTCACCGTAGACCCCAGTGGCGTGATTCAAGCTAAGTTCAGCAACGGCAACTCGGAGACGATCGGCCAGGTTGCGGTGGCGAATGTTGCCAACGTGCAGGGATTGGTGTCGGTCGGGGGGAATAACTTCCAGACGACTGGGGCCTCGGGGCAGGCGGTTGCAGGAGTGGCCGGAACTGGCGGGCGCGGTGCCGTGGATGACAGTACGCTCGAGCAGTCCAACGTCAATATCTCGACAGAGTTCTCTAATCTGATTGTTGCGCAGAGAGCGTTCGAGGCCAACTCGAAGACGGTGACGACCTTCGATACGATCTCGCAGGATGTGATCGCGATGGTTCGGTAG
- a CDS encoding flagellar hook capping FlgD N-terminal domain-containing protein: MDWSLGNLIAGSGSSAAGTVASALAPRSAAVKATPKDSSSSPSSASSSSAGSSDITSQDFLTLLVSELKNQDPTQPTDPNQYITQLAQVNSLEQLISINQGIGTLDGAVSPSSGSGSGSGSGSNAAAAVASANAASGLQTIPGQNAIWGGSTAS; this comes from the coding sequence ATGGATTGGTCTTTGGGAAATTTGATTGCAGGATCAGGGAGTTCAGCAGCGGGAACAGTGGCTTCGGCTCTGGCTCCGCGAAGCGCGGCGGTAAAGGCGACGCCAAAAGATTCAAGCAGTAGTCCGAGTAGTGCGAGCAGTTCCTCGGCTGGTTCGTCCGATATTACGTCGCAGGACTTTCTTACTCTGCTAGTCAGCGAGTTGAAAAATCAGGATCCTACCCAGCCGACGGATCCAAACCAATACATTACGCAGTTGGCACAGGTGAATAGCCTTGAACAGCTGATTTCGATTAATCAAGGGATTGGGACACTGGATGGTGCAGTGTCACCTTCTTCCGGTTCTGGCTCTGGCTCCGGATCGGGCTCGAACGCGGCTGCCGCAGTTGCGAGTGCGAATGCTGCATCGGGTCTGCAGACGATTCCGGGACAGAACGCGATATGGGGCGGCTCTACCGCGAGCTAA
- a CDS encoding FliI/YscN family ATPase, whose translation MSNDAQGTVDVSSNGLGNYMTQLANRPAWRWSGRVVEANGQTVEAEGPLCSVGECCEIVDSEGLRHRAEVIGFRGRHVLAMPLKETQGIRYGDAVLAMGVTPQIAVGTEMEGRIVDALGAPLDGLPTPRAAEMWPLDGTVPHPMEREPIREPLQTGLRVLDGMLTVGRGQRVGIFGGSGVGKSTLIGMMTRNTAADLTVVGLVGERGREVREFVEDSLGEEGRKRSVVLVSTSDQSPLLRMRAAMAATSVAEFYAARGKHVLLVLDSLTRYAMAARELGLAAGEPPASKGYTPSVFAKLAKLVERAGNFRNGSITAFYTVLMEGDDQQDPVVDAVRSLLDGHVVLSRSMAASGWYPPVNVLDSLSRLMPAVTMPEHRAQASKVRRLLAAHARSEDLIRIGAYKAGTDEDLDRAVRAMPALRAFLEQGSDERVTMQESVARLNAMEL comes from the coding sequence ATGAGCAACGATGCACAGGGCACGGTGGATGTGAGTTCGAACGGCCTCGGGAATTACATGACCCAGTTGGCAAATCGACCGGCCTGGCGGTGGAGTGGACGTGTGGTGGAGGCAAATGGACAGACGGTGGAGGCTGAGGGTCCGCTGTGTTCGGTGGGGGAGTGCTGCGAGATTGTCGATAGCGAGGGGCTGAGGCACAGGGCGGAGGTGATTGGGTTTCGCGGACGGCATGTGCTGGCGATGCCTTTGAAGGAGACACAAGGAATTCGATACGGGGATGCGGTGCTGGCGATGGGAGTGACACCGCAGATCGCCGTAGGGACGGAGATGGAAGGACGGATCGTCGATGCTTTGGGGGCTCCGCTTGATGGGCTGCCGACGCCGAGGGCGGCAGAGATGTGGCCTCTTGATGGGACGGTGCCGCACCCGATGGAGCGTGAGCCGATTCGAGAGCCGCTGCAGACGGGGCTTCGTGTGTTGGATGGAATGTTGACGGTGGGGCGTGGACAACGAGTGGGGATCTTTGGCGGCTCGGGTGTAGGCAAGAGCACGTTGATCGGGATGATGACGCGGAACACGGCGGCCGATCTTACGGTGGTCGGGCTGGTGGGAGAGCGTGGACGCGAGGTCCGGGAGTTTGTAGAGGATTCGCTAGGGGAGGAAGGACGCAAGCGATCGGTCGTGTTGGTTTCGACGTCGGATCAGAGTCCGTTGTTGCGAATGCGGGCGGCGATGGCGGCGACGTCGGTGGCGGAGTTCTATGCGGCGCGTGGGAAGCATGTTCTGCTCGTGTTGGATTCGTTGACGCGGTATGCGATGGCGGCGCGAGAGCTGGGACTTGCGGCGGGAGAGCCTCCGGCTAGTAAGGGGTATACGCCATCGGTGTTTGCAAAGCTGGCGAAGCTGGTAGAGCGCGCGGGCAACTTCCGCAACGGGAGTATTACGGCGTTTTATACGGTGTTGATGGAGGGTGACGACCAGCAGGATCCGGTGGTGGATGCGGTGCGATCGCTGCTGGATGGACATGTGGTGCTGTCGCGGTCGATGGCAGCGAGTGGATGGTATCCGCCCGTAAACGTGTTGGATTCGCTAAGCCGGTTGATGCCTGCGGTGACTATGCCGGAGCATCGTGCGCAGGCTTCGAAGGTGCGAAGACTGCTCGCGGCACATGCGCGGTCGGAGGATTTGATCCGCATTGGAGCTTACAAGGCAGGGACCGATGAGGACCTGGATCGGGCGGTTCGGGCGATGCCGGCCCTGCGTGCATTTCTTGAACAGGGAAGCGACGAGCGCGTGACGATGCAGGAGAGTGTGGCACGGCTGAACGCGATGGAGCTATAG
- a CDS encoding FliH/SctL family protein yields MMISPSENAGTDAVRSAAMRLPERLVKPSARSVSRLEFYPVDRQEPAAEIVTEDKIVDVETLLKEEEALDGRLRSQAEQMSAQVGTARSEAVVEARLLWEAELEERIAKERSQLQKVEEEFFQERTRYFAGVEGEVVKLALAIAARVLHREAKLDPLLLTGVVRVALEKVAKDSAVVLRVPAGEVEMWQGVFAANQESALKLVGDERLVAGECVLETNVGRVELGVSAQLEEIERGFFDLMQQRPA; encoded by the coding sequence ATGATGATCTCGCCGTCTGAGAACGCCGGGACAGATGCAGTCCGCAGCGCTGCAATGCGGTTGCCGGAGAGGTTGGTGAAGCCAAGTGCCAGGAGCGTTTCGCGGCTTGAGTTTTATCCGGTGGATCGGCAGGAGCCCGCTGCAGAGATCGTGACAGAGGACAAGATTGTTGATGTGGAGACTTTGCTGAAGGAAGAAGAGGCACTGGACGGACGGTTGCGGTCGCAGGCGGAGCAGATGTCGGCACAGGTTGGAACAGCGCGGAGTGAGGCGGTGGTTGAGGCTCGTCTTTTGTGGGAGGCCGAGCTTGAGGAGAGGATTGCGAAGGAGCGCTCGCAACTGCAAAAAGTTGAAGAGGAGTTTTTCCAGGAACGGACGAGGTATTTTGCCGGAGTGGAGGGTGAGGTCGTTAAGTTGGCATTGGCAATCGCTGCACGGGTACTCCATCGTGAGGCGAAGCTTGATCCACTTCTGTTGACAGGCGTGGTAAGAGTAGCGCTCGAGAAGGTTGCAAAGGATAGTGCGGTAGTGCTGCGCGTGCCTGCCGGCGAGGTCGAGATGTGGCAGGGAGTATTTGCTGCGAATCAGGAGTCTGCTCTGAAGTTGGTGGGAGATGAGCGGCTGGTGGCTGGTGAATGTGTGCTCGAAACCAACGTTGGCAGAGTGGAGCTGGGCGTGAGTGCGCAGTTGGAGGAGATTGAACGAGGCTTCTTCGATCTGATGCAGCAGAGGCCAGCATGA
- the fliG gene encoding flagellar motor switch protein FliG produces the protein MGTAMQFSGAETTRQNPLLLTPESGFVPADIPGLRKAAILMVAIGDELAKTLFLSLSENDVRRVTEEITRLGDVPAAQLTQVLTEFYGLLETQQYMVRGGPDYALKLLTEAFGATRAEELLQQVKKIRERTNGDMAMLQNMDAQHLSKFLENEHSQTVALVLAHLDAKRGSTVLMNLQGAMRVDVVRRLAEMRQFSPEMAQTVAMALHKRMEKMGSSGRKSYSGFKAVAELLNRLDQGESRGILEEIEQNEPKVAIGIRELMFVFEDLCTVPAESIREFVSSADKKVLAMALKGGKDNVKAHLFKAMSSRAVDMLKEDMEVMGPVRMRDVNAAQQELLALARQLESEGRMILKMEVDDDLAV, from the coding sequence ATGGGGACAGCGATGCAGTTTTCAGGGGCAGAGACGACGCGGCAGAATCCACTGCTGTTGACACCGGAGTCGGGGTTTGTGCCGGCGGATATTCCAGGACTGCGGAAGGCCGCGATCCTTATGGTCGCGATCGGTGACGAACTGGCGAAGACGCTCTTCTTGAGCCTTTCGGAGAATGACGTACGCCGGGTAACCGAGGAGATAACGCGGTTGGGAGATGTTCCGGCGGCGCAGTTGACGCAGGTGCTGACGGAGTTTTATGGACTGCTGGAAACGCAGCAGTACATGGTTCGCGGCGGCCCGGACTACGCGCTCAAGCTGCTGACGGAGGCATTTGGGGCGACCAGAGCAGAGGAGCTGCTGCAACAGGTAAAGAAGATTCGCGAACGTACGAACGGCGACATGGCGATGTTGCAGAACATGGACGCACAACACCTGAGCAAATTTCTGGAGAACGAACACTCGCAGACGGTCGCTCTTGTGCTGGCGCATCTGGATGCCAAGCGTGGCTCGACGGTGTTGATGAATCTGCAGGGAGCGATGCGCGTGGATGTGGTGCGGCGGCTGGCGGAGATGCGGCAGTTCTCGCCGGAGATGGCGCAGACGGTTGCGATGGCTTTGCACAAGCGAATGGAGAAGATGGGGTCGAGCGGGCGGAAGTCCTATTCGGGTTTCAAGGCAGTCGCGGAGCTGTTGAACCGGTTGGACCAGGGCGAGAGTCGCGGAATTTTGGAAGAGATCGAACAGAATGAGCCGAAGGTGGCGATTGGAATACGGGAGCTGATGTTTGTCTTCGAAGACCTCTGCACGGTGCCGGCGGAGAGTATTCGCGAGTTCGTAAGTTCTGCCGACAAGAAGGTGCTTGCGATGGCGCTGAAGGGTGGTAAGGACAATGTGAAGGCTCATCTGTTCAAGGCGATGAGTTCGCGCGCGGTCGATATGTTGAAGGAGGACATGGAGGTGATGGGGCCGGTACGGATGCGAGACGTCAACGCAGCGCAGCAGGAGCTGTTGGCATTGGCAAGGCAGCTCGAGAGCGAGGGCAGGATGATCTTGAAGATGGAGGTGGATGATGATCTCGCCGTCTGA